CAGGCTTCTGAAGTCCTGCTTCAGCACCTCCGTCTGCCGCAGCCTGGTGTCGTTCACCCCCGCGTGCAGCACTACAGCTCCGATGGTCTCAGCACCGTTGAGGATCGCGGGAATCTGCACAGAGACATCGAGAACACGAGCACCAGGAAAACAATGACTGCGCACCTTACCTTTGGCTGTGGTAGCGTGGACGTGGCGGACGATGGAGTCTCCGATGACCACGGCGTCACGTTCTGCCTCGCGAAGAGGGGAGAAGCGGTTCCGTGTCGAGATGTCGAAGACCGGGGGCGGTGGAGGAGAGGTCCTGGTCCGAGGCCTGGCTCGCGTCTTCCGCTGCTGAAGCACCCAAGGTCCCTGGTGTGACGGCGCCGGAGTGAACGAGGGCTGGGATGAACGCGTTCTTGGTGCTCGGGCCCTGTGCAGAGAAACACACGGCGTAGAGGAAGCAGGAGTGTTAATATCGCGCTGCAAACTTACCGAGGGTTGGTGAGCGTCAGCGCGAGAAGTTTCCAGCGCTGTCTGCTGCTCGTGTAGC
The Megalobrama amblycephala isolate DHTTF-2021 linkage group LG19, ASM1881202v1, whole genome shotgun sequence DNA segment above includes these coding regions:
- the LOC125254795 gene encoding uncharacterized protein LOC125254795 isoform X1; this translates as MFLYLYVQVRTRLSCMRCSWNWRPWSGRSGSFSRSRPSYTSSRQRWKLLALTLTNPRARAPRTRSSQPSFTPAPSHQGPWVLQQRKTRARPRTRTSPPPPPVFDISTRNRFSPLREAERDAVVIGDSIVRHVHATTAKGKVRSHCFPGARVLDVSVQIPAILNGAETIGAVVLHAGVNDTRLRQTEVLKQDFRSLIETVRATSPATKIIVSGPLPTYRRGHERFSRLFALNEWLMSWCNEQKLLFVNNWNLFWERPRLFRADGLHPSSIGADLLSENISKTLRTI
- the LOC125254795 gene encoding uncharacterized protein LOC125254795 isoform X2 translates to MASVLDVSLPLCAGEDTFELHAVQLELEAVERQIRILLEKQAELHEQQTALETSRADAHQPSVSLQRDINTPASSTPCVSLHRARAPRTRSSQPSFTPAPSHQGPWVLQQRKTRARPRTRTSPPPPPVFDISTRNRFSPLREAERDAVVIGDSIVRHVHATTAKGKVRSHCFPGARVLDVSVQIPAILNGAETIGAVVLHAGVNDTRLRQTEVLKQDFRSLIETVRATSPATKIIVSGPLPTYRRGHERLFRADGLHPSSIGADLLSENISKTLRTI